In Sebastes fasciatus isolate fSebFas1 chromosome 24, fSebFas1.pri, whole genome shotgun sequence, the following are encoded in one genomic region:
- the LOC141762598 gene encoding adrenodoxin-like: protein MALVTALRRLTHVRLGEFSWRTAAVRLTSGAWLTGQRSFTTGTQPLRSDNKVTVHFINRDGEKISVKASPGDSLLDIVINEDLDFDGFGACEGTLACSTCHLIFDEDVYKTLGPITDEEMDMLDLAYGLTDTSRLGCQICLTKSLEGMVARVPESVADIRQSKDGSS from the exons atggCTTTAGTAACCGCGTTAAGACGATTAACTCATGTTAGGTTAGGAGAGTTTTCGTGGAGGACGGCGGCTGTGAGGTTAACGTCTGGAGCCTGGTTGACCGGACAGAGGAGCTTCACCACCGGCACACAGCCTCTAAG gTCAGACAACAAGGTGACGGTCCACTTCATCAACAGAGACGGGGAGAAGATCTCAGTGAAGGCATCGCCTGGAGACTCACTGCTAGATATTGTCATTAATGAAGACCTCGACTTTGATGGCTTTG GGGCGTGTGAGGGAACCCTGGCGTGCTCCACGTGCCATCTGATCTTTGACGAGGACGTCTACAAGACTCTGGGGCCGATCACAGACGAGGAGATGGACATGCTAGATTTAGCCTACGGCTTGACTGACAC ATCTCGTCTGGGTTGCCAGATCTGTCTGACGAAGTCTCTGGAGGGCATGGTGGCCAGGGTCCCAGAGAGCGTAGCCGACATCCGACAGAGCAAAGACGGATCCTCTTAA